From the genome of Gammaproteobacteria bacterium, one region includes:
- the cyoE gene encoding heme o synthase, with protein sequence MPLWKSVRVYLSICKPNIVALTLVAALAGIYIGNNGVLPQLSMLIWLMTTLAFATGGACMINNIYDQDIDRKMKRTADRALAKGVAKINSAITLATTMIVVSLLLMAYFVNAASAMVTAVGVFGYAVVYTMWAKRRTPWANQIGGIAGAVPPVIGYVAVTGSLDMIALSLFAIMVVWQQPHALSLALKYREDYAKAGVPVIPVVHGVQNTKLRIFLYAALLVPVSVLPYAVGIAGGLYLAVSVLLGLYYLGMCYKFYVSAKEYDIRIFLFTLLHLIALFGAMMINYIPAH encoded by the coding sequence ATGCCCCTTTGGAAGAGCGTCAGGGTTTATTTGTCTATTTGCAAACCCAATATCGTGGCACTGACTCTGGTGGCTGCCCTTGCTGGTATTTATATCGGCAACAATGGGGTTCTTCCTCAACTCTCAATGTTGATTTGGCTTATGACCACCCTGGCTTTTGCTACAGGTGGGGCCTGTATGATCAATAACATTTACGATCAGGACATTGATCGCAAGATGAAGCGCACCGCAGACAGGGCGCTTGCCAAAGGCGTGGCGAAAATCAACTCTGCAATTACACTGGCGACGACTATGATCGTCGTTTCGTTGTTATTGATGGCTTATTTTGTTAATGCTGCCTCAGCGATGGTGACGGCGGTTGGTGTGTTTGGCTATGCCGTTGTTTACACCATGTGGGCGAAGCGCCGCACACCTTGGGCTAATCAGATTGGTGGTATCGCTGGTGCAGTTCCGCCAGTGATCGGTTATGTGGCAGTGACTGGTTCACTGGATATGATCGCGCTGAGCCTTTTTGCCATCATGGTTGTATGGCAACAACCCCATGCGTTGAGTCTGGCGCTGAAATATCGCGAAGATTACGCCAAGGCGGGTGTTCCGGTGATTCCTGTGGTTCACGGTGTGCAGAATACCAAACTCCGAATTTTTCTCTATGCTGCACTGCTGGTTCCAGTTTCTGTACTGCCTTACGCGGTTGGAATCGCCGGTGGTTTATACCTGGCCGTCAGTGTGTTGCTTGGCCTGTATTATCTCGGAATGTGTTACAAATTTTATGTGTCAGCCAAAGAGTATGACATTCGTATATTTCTGTTCACACTGTTGCATTTGATCGCGCTGTTTGGGGCGATGATGATTAATTACATTCCTGCGCACTAA
- a CDS encoding COX15/CtaA family protein: protein MAIWLLAVCATIFAMVVLGGVTRLTGSGLSIVEWDPIMGAIPPLTYDQWMEAFRLYQASPEFQYKNFHMSLDDFKGIFWFEYAHRLLGRAIGVIFFVPMVYFIVKGWVGKTLRLKFITIFILGGLQGALGWYMVKSGLVNDPHVSQYRLTAHLGMAFVIFAYSYWVALGLLLPAQQMIKNAASVRLSRLSYVITTIVFITVLSGGLVAGTRAGFVYNTFPLMDGSIVPNGLFMFDPLWRNFFENIITVQYDHRLLAITTFCLITAFWLMSRKAKLSVLQRTAAGLLMLAACMQVALGISTLVLEVPIALAAIHQGGAVVLFSAALFALHVFRTSK from the coding sequence ATGGCCATATGGCTGCTTGCTGTTTGTGCCACGATCTTTGCGATGGTGGTGCTGGGCGGTGTTACCCGTCTGACCGGTTCAGGTTTATCCATCGTCGAATGGGACCCCATAATGGGAGCGATTCCTCCGCTTACCTATGATCAGTGGATGGAAGCATTCCGTTTGTATCAAGCCAGCCCGGAATTCCAATATAAAAATTTCCACATGTCCCTGGACGATTTTAAGGGGATTTTCTGGTTCGAATATGCCCATCGTTTGTTGGGTCGGGCGATCGGCGTTATTTTCTTCGTTCCCATGGTGTATTTCATCGTTAAGGGATGGGTTGGAAAAACGCTGCGGCTGAAATTTATTACCATTTTTATCCTTGGCGGTTTGCAAGGTGCGTTGGGTTGGTACATGGTGAAAAGCGGTTTGGTAAACGATCCGCATGTTAGCCAGTATCGCTTGACCGCGCATCTTGGTATGGCATTTGTTATTTTTGCCTACAGTTACTGGGTTGCATTGGGATTGTTGCTGCCCGCACAGCAGATGATCAAGAACGCTGCGTCAGTGCGTTTGAGCCGGCTGAGTTATGTGATAACCACCATAGTCTTTATCACCGTCCTTTCCGGTGGCCTGGTCGCCGGGACTCGCGCAGGTTTTGTATACAACACCTTTCCGTTGATGGATGGTTCCATTGTGCCAAATGGATTGTTCATGTTTGATCCTCTATGGCGAAACTTCTTTGAAAACATTATCACGGTGCAATACGACCACCGTTTGTTGGCGATTACCACGTTTTGTTTGATCACGGCGTTCTGGCTTATGTCACGTAAAGCAAAGTTGTCAGTGCTGCAGCGTACTGCGGCAGGGTTGCTGATGCTGGCGGCGTGTATGCAAGTGGCATTAGGAATTTCCACCTTGGTGCTTGAGGTACCCATTGCTCTGGCTGCGATTCACCAGGGTGGTGCGGTTGTTCTTTTCTCAGCAGCGCTGTTTGCGTTGCACGTATTTAGAACTTCCAAGTAG
- a CDS encoding GyrI-like domain-containing protein, which yields MGVSVKSTAKSETPMGGSDQDAKNKVLSLAIVALFLGVVGTVYILYYIGIFSTVKVQKIVTPGYQFAYVEHKGPYDKIDLVFKRLKETAKDMSVSTSTPAAIFLDDAGKVSPEKQRSKIGFMVRKFDQIPGGMLLEELAPSTVLQGVFQGSAMIGSYKAYSAMKEWCMQNGYQPLLPAMEIYHEDGSVEYQLRIVEKG from the coding sequence ATGGGTGTGAGTGTAAAGTCCACTGCCAAGAGTGAAACGCCGATGGGCGGTAGTGATCAGGATGCAAAGAACAAAGTGCTGTCATTGGCAATTGTTGCACTTTTTCTTGGTGTCGTTGGAACCGTCTACATTCTGTACTACATCGGAATTTTTTCTACCGTTAAAGTCCAAAAAATTGTGACGCCTGGGTATCAGTTTGCCTACGTCGAACATAAAGGTCCGTACGACAAAATTGATTTGGTCTTCAAACGATTGAAAGAAACGGCCAAGGATATGTCGGTGAGTACGTCGACACCTGCGGCAATATTTTTAGATGATGCGGGGAAAGTCTCTCCCGAAAAACAGCGCAGCAAAATCGGGTTTATGGTGCGTAAATTCGATCAGATTCCTGGCGGCATGTTGCTGGAGGAGTTGGCACCGTCGACCGTACTGCAGGGCGTTTTTCAGGGAAGTGCGATGATTGGGTCATACAAAGCCTACTCTGCTATGAAAGAGTGGTGCATGCAGAATGGCTATCAGCCATTGTTGCCGGCGATGGAGATCTATCATGAAGATGGATCGGTTGAATACCAACTCCGTATCGTTGAGAAGGGCTAA